The sequence TCAAAAAAAAATCAAGCAGATCGGCGGGTTAAAAATTCTGGAACTGATGAATCTGCAATGCTCCGCCATCTTCTTGAAATTGGTAAGCTCCTGTTAACTGAATCAGATGTTAATCGCTTATTGGCGGTTGCGATGGACCAGGTCGTAGAAATTTCCGGAGCCGAACGGGGGATGATCATCCTGTTCGATGATGAAGGTGAAATCCTTTTTGAAACTGCCAGGAATCTTCGCAAAGAAGATATTGATCATCCGGAATTTGAGATCAGCAGGACAATTATAAACAAAGTCAAAACGCAACGTAAGCAAATCTGCCTTCGCAATGCTTTGGAAGATCCTGATCTACAGAGTAAAAGTGCAACGCGGCTAAAAATCCTTTCAGTGATCTGTTTACCTATGATGCACAACCAGGAAGTATTTGGTGTAATCTATCTTGAAAATCGAACCGTTAAAGGCGCCTTTAAGCGTGAAACCTTTGCGTTCGTAGAAATGTTTGCAGATTTTGTTTCACTTGCAGCTCACCATGCATTAACCCGAAAAATGCTGAATAACCATGTGCAAGCTTTGGAAAAAGAATTACGACGGAAATATCAATTTGGCAATATACTAAGCCATCATCCTAAAATGGTGGAGATTCTTAAGATTATCGCTCAAATTGCAGATGCCGATACCACGGTAATGATCCAGGGAGAAAGTGGCACGGGAAAAGAACTGGTTGCCCGGGCGCTTCACTTTAATAGCAATCGCAGTAAAATGCCATTCGTACCCATTAATTGCGGCGCTCTTCCCGAGAATATTCTGGAATCAGAGCTTTTCGGCCATGTCCGTGGCGCATTTACCGGGGCTATTAAAGATAAAATGGGTTGGTTCGAAAGCGCGGATGGCGGCACCATCTTCCTTGACGAGATCAGTGAAATGTCGCCTGCATTACAAGTTAAGTTATTGCGAGTACTGCAAACGGGAGAATATAGCAAAGTTGGAGATACATCCATTCGTTCTTCAGATGTGCGGATTGTAACGGCAACGAATAAAGATTTAACTCAATTAATAAAAACAGAAAAATTCAGAGAAGATCTGTACTACCGTTTAAAGGTGATTGAAATTGAGATTCCGCCACTACGTGACCGGAAAAGCGATATTCCTCTTCTCATTCAGCATTTTCTAAAATTATTTGGAGATAAATCGAACAAGAAGAATTTGCAGTTATCCCAGGAAACAGAATCTATGTTAATGGATTATGATTACCCTGGAAACGTCCGGGAGTTAGAAAATATTATTCAACGAGCAGTGGTTTTAACAGAAGATAAATTAATCGTTCCAAAGCTCCTGCCGGAAAATGTATTCAAAATTTCACAGGCACCATCAGAATCAAAACGTGATTTATCATTTAAAGAAGCAAAACAACAAATCATGGAAACTTTCGAGAAGGATTACATCATTGCTAATTTAAGTAAAGCAAGAGGCAACATCAGTACTGCAGCGCAAATGTCAAAGATGACCTACAAAAATTATTATGATAAGATGATTAAATATGGTATTGAACCTTCTATGTTTAAACCAGAAAAATGACTTACTATTTTATATCAAATAAGATATAATATTTAGTATAAATAGGAATACACAACACTATAACTCAAAAACTGTAACTTCCATTAAAATAATCCCTTAGACCATCGGTTAAGGGATTTTTTATTTTCTACCATCATTTGGCACAGAAGTTGGAGGATAATTGATGAAACCAAAATCACATCCTTTACAAAGGAGACTTATATTATGAAATCAAAACTATTTTTATATGCTC comes from candidate division KSB1 bacterium and encodes:
- a CDS encoding sigma-54-dependent Fis family transcriptional regulator, with the translated sequence MMTFRIGSKKNQADRRVKNSGTDESAMLRHLLEIGKLLLTESDVNRLLAVAMDQVVEISGAERGMIILFDDEGEILFETARNLRKEDIDHPEFEISRTIINKVKTQRKQICLRNALEDPDLQSKSATRLKILSVICLPMMHNQEVFGVIYLENRTVKGAFKRETFAFVEMFADFVSLAAHHALTRKMLNNHVQALEKELRRKYQFGNILSHHPKMVEILKIIAQIADADTTVMIQGESGTGKELVARALHFNSNRSKMPFVPINCGALPENILESELFGHVRGAFTGAIKDKMGWFESADGGTIFLDEISEMSPALQVKLLRVLQTGEYSKVGDTSIRSSDVRIVTATNKDLTQLIKTEKFREDLYYRLKVIEIEIPPLRDRKSDIPLLIQHFLKLFGDKSNKKNLQLSQETESMLMDYDYPGNVRELENIIQRAVVLTEDKLIVPKLLPENVFKISQAPSESKRDLSFKEAKQQIMETFEKDYIIANLSKARGNISTAAQMSKMTYKNYYDKMIKYGIEPSMFKPEK